Proteins from a genomic interval of Streptomyces sp. NBC_01445:
- a CDS encoding RHS repeat-associated core domain-containing protein yields the protein MGYTIPGWLDEVLDFIGINFPNVDEDDYREMADAMREFAEKFEGHGGDAHKAFSRLLSSSEGWAVDAMEKHWAKVKGSHLEKLPELARLFADACDGLAVIIEGMKRKAEAELAIMAGSVGLSIGLAWVTGGLSAVLGAAEIAAMRQAVKRILDEAVERIVDEVIAKLTEPVNAKLEAMVEDMVLDLAEGAFSIPPADGSSGGGGAGHGKDGHGGMQLASAGGNSEGSGAGPQKATKIDHIEFEDGAGKVSRHGGDLKTAASDPLGRARGAFGRSKGRDPFTQAFDSVLHGALKGTDKALTKIAKHVTETVPDRVKATSRIHKGKDHDVRNRVDAIDAGKQGDGKSGGPGVDDGRAKGLQDKLKLASSELSQRARSLQNKETCGDPIDMANGQMILAQTDVALPGVLPLILCRTHLSGYDGGRSFGPSWACTLDERLEQDEALGGFWWHREDGSALAYPRLPDLPGDRVGPAAGERLPLTYVTRDSSYVLTVQDPYTGLTRHFEAAAARDDMWWLVGIEDRNGNTVTVERDEHDVPLSVTHSGGYRVLVDSEAEQGQVTALSVLDDGRPVTLRTFRYDEAGDLVEICNAVGAATRFGYDGVHRVTGWRDSNDTAFDYAYDAGGRVVETRGTDGILNSRISYGDVEPDGTSTVTYTDSLGHATVYRANHHGQVIAITDPLGHTTTQQWDSQDRLMSHTDPLGRTTRWERDADGNVTALTAPDGTVTRLGYDALRMPVSIIAPDGAVTHQEYDERGNRTAVVGPDGAVHRFTHDATGALESITDPLGTTLRMSHDAAGLPVAVQDARGARTVCRRDSFGQPVELTDALGRTSRMAWDAEGRLRTRTAPDGSHEAWEWDGEGNCVRHTDQLGGVTASAFGPFDLLSARTTPDGSTHTFVHDTEQRLTQVVNPAGLAWTYTFDAVGRVLTETDFDGRTSRCAYDAAGHLTTRTNAAGQTVGYEFDANGRLAAKTVGDTRTSFSYDEASRLTAAQSPQCGLEFTYDVAGHLLTQTVDGATLRLGYDRAGRRTSRTTPTGALTELGWDPVGNRTALTVDGRHALAFGHDLLGRETERTVDGTLSLTSDWDAGDRLSGQNLTVGPGRRIRARSYTYRADSHLTGVHEAVTGRGTTYTLDPIGRPLDAAGPAGPENYAYDASGNQVTAHWPDRAADPGARGERDYTGTRVTRAGHTHYRYDDAGRLVERVKKRLSRKPDVWRYSWDAEDRLTSCTTPDGATWHYRYDPLGRRTAKYRLDNTGSVLDETLFTWDGTRLTEQVDTATGTTLTWDHDGFRPLVQYERKRLSDDEVDTRFFAIVSDLVGTPTELVDENGTIAWRSRTTVWGTTAVNPDAAAHTPLRYPGQYADPETGLHYNYFRHYDPETARYVSPDPLGLMPAPNPVAYVSNPLDLYDPVGLAPCRKDHYEWTQGSNGHGGSIRYRPLDHLGRPTGVSACIRPEMLDSGTEAGKSKPPGWRGHGTAFNEARGHLLANRLGGAGVGHAAKHNLVTQTNNPTNSPYQRDLIEDKIYRAVDDKDEVIQYDITPIYAGTNPVPIRFEYAAYGNKGFSLVDSLDNPAGGVRTAIPGWNP from the coding sequence ATGGGTTACACGATTCCGGGCTGGCTGGACGAGGTCCTGGATTTCATCGGCATCAACTTCCCGAACGTGGACGAGGACGACTACCGCGAAATGGCCGACGCCATGCGGGAGTTCGCGGAGAAGTTCGAGGGTCACGGGGGCGACGCGCACAAGGCGTTCAGCCGTCTCCTTTCCTCATCCGAGGGCTGGGCCGTCGACGCGATGGAGAAACACTGGGCAAAGGTGAAGGGCAGTCACCTGGAGAAGCTCCCGGAGCTTGCCCGGCTGTTCGCGGACGCCTGTGACGGGCTCGCGGTCATCATCGAGGGGATGAAACGCAAGGCCGAGGCCGAACTCGCCATCATGGCAGGGTCGGTGGGCCTCTCCATCGGACTCGCGTGGGTCACCGGTGGCCTGTCGGCCGTGCTCGGCGCAGCCGAGATCGCGGCGATGCGGCAGGCGGTCAAGCGCATCCTCGACGAGGCCGTGGAGCGGATCGTCGACGAGGTGATCGCCAAGCTGACCGAGCCGGTCAACGCCAAGCTGGAGGCGATGGTCGAGGACATGGTCCTCGACCTGGCCGAAGGCGCGTTCTCCATACCGCCGGCCGACGGCAGCAGCGGCGGCGGCGGCGCGGGGCACGGCAAGGACGGGCACGGCGGGATGCAACTCGCCTCTGCCGGGGGCAACTCCGAAGGTTCCGGCGCCGGCCCGCAGAAGGCCACCAAGATCGATCACATCGAGTTCGAGGACGGCGCGGGCAAGGTCTCCCGGCACGGTGGCGACCTCAAGACGGCCGCCTCCGACCCGCTGGGCCGGGCCCGCGGCGCGTTCGGCCGCAGCAAGGGCCGCGACCCGTTCACCCAGGCGTTCGACAGCGTGCTGCACGGCGCGCTCAAGGGCACGGACAAAGCCCTCACCAAGATCGCCAAGCATGTGACCGAGACCGTTCCCGACCGGGTCAAGGCCACCTCTCGTATCCACAAGGGCAAGGACCATGACGTACGGAACAGGGTCGACGCCATCGACGCCGGCAAGCAGGGCGACGGCAAGAGCGGCGGCCCCGGCGTGGATGACGGCCGCGCAAAGGGCCTGCAGGACAAGCTGAAGCTGGCGTCTTCCGAACTGTCCCAGAGGGCACGCTCGTTGCAGAACAAGGAGACGTGCGGCGACCCGATCGACATGGCCAACGGGCAGATGATCCTCGCCCAGACCGATGTGGCACTGCCCGGCGTACTGCCGCTGATCCTGTGTCGCACGCACCTGTCCGGATACGACGGGGGCCGCTCCTTCGGCCCGTCCTGGGCCTGCACGCTCGACGAACGCCTGGAGCAGGACGAGGCGTTGGGCGGATTCTGGTGGCACCGGGAGGACGGCTCGGCTCTGGCGTATCCCCGGCTGCCCGATCTGCCCGGCGACCGGGTCGGTCCGGCCGCCGGGGAGCGGCTGCCCCTCACGTATGTCACGCGCGACAGCAGCTACGTGCTGACGGTGCAGGATCCGTACACCGGCCTCACCCGCCACTTCGAAGCCGCCGCCGCCCGGGATGACATGTGGTGGCTGGTCGGCATCGAGGACCGCAACGGCAACACCGTCACCGTGGAGCGCGACGAACACGACGTCCCGCTCAGCGTCACGCACAGCGGCGGATACCGCGTCCTCGTCGACTCCGAGGCCGAACAGGGCCAGGTCACCGCCCTGTCGGTGCTCGACGACGGCCGGCCCGTGACGCTGCGCACCTTCCGGTACGACGAGGCGGGTGACCTCGTCGAGATCTGCAACGCCGTCGGTGCTGCGACCCGCTTCGGCTACGACGGCGTCCACCGTGTCACCGGCTGGCGGGACTCCAACGACACCGCCTTCGACTACGCGTACGACGCCGGCGGCCGGGTCGTCGAGACCCGGGGCACCGACGGCATCCTCAACTCCCGTATCTCATACGGCGATGTGGAGCCGGACGGCACCAGCACGGTCACCTACACCGACTCCCTCGGGCACGCCACGGTCTACCGGGCCAACCACCACGGCCAGGTCATCGCCATCACCGACCCCCTCGGCCACACGACCACCCAGCAGTGGGACAGCCAGGACCGCCTCATGTCCCACACCGATCCGCTCGGGCGCACCACTCGCTGGGAGCGCGACGCGGACGGGAACGTGACCGCACTGACGGCCCCCGACGGGACCGTCACGCGCCTCGGCTACGACGCCCTGCGCATGCCGGTCTCCATCATCGCTCCAGACGGTGCCGTGACCCACCAGGAGTACGACGAGCGGGGCAATCGCACTGCGGTCGTCGGGCCGGACGGCGCCGTCCACCGCTTCACCCACGACGCGACCGGCGCGCTGGAGAGCATCACCGACCCGCTCGGCACCACCCTGCGCATGTCCCATGACGCGGCAGGGCTCCCGGTCGCGGTTCAGGACGCGCGCGGTGCCCGCACCGTCTGCCGCCGGGACTCTTTCGGACAGCCCGTCGAACTGACCGACGCGCTCGGCCGCACCAGCCGTATGGCCTGGGACGCCGAGGGCAGGCTCCGCACGCGCACCGCCCCCGACGGAAGCCACGAGGCGTGGGAGTGGGACGGCGAGGGCAACTGCGTCCGGCACACCGATCAGCTCGGCGGCGTCACCGCCTCCGCCTTCGGCCCGTTCGACCTGCTCTCCGCCCGCACCACGCCGGACGGCAGCACGCATACCTTCGTCCACGACACGGAGCAACGCCTCACCCAGGTGGTCAATCCGGCCGGGCTGGCGTGGACCTACACCTTCGACGCCGTCGGCCGGGTGCTCACCGAGACCGACTTCGACGGCCGCACCAGCCGTTGCGCCTACGATGCCGCCGGGCATCTCACCACCCGCACCAACGCGGCCGGGCAGACCGTCGGCTACGAGTTCGACGCGAACGGCAGGCTCGCCGCGAAAACCGTGGGGGACACGCGTACGTCGTTCTCGTACGACGAAGCATCCCGCCTCACCGCGGCCCAAAGTCCGCAGTGCGGCCTGGAGTTCACCTACGATGTCGCCGGACACCTGCTGACCCAGACCGTGGACGGCGCCACCCTGCGTCTCGGCTACGACCGGGCGGGCCGCCGCACTTCGCGCACCACCCCCACCGGTGCGCTGACCGAGCTGGGGTGGGACCCGGTCGGCAACCGCACCGCCCTCACCGTGGACGGCCGGCATGCCCTGGCCTTCGGCCACGACCTCCTCGGCCGCGAGACCGAACGCACCGTGGACGGAACACTGAGCCTCACGTCGGACTGGGACGCGGGAGACCGGCTCAGCGGGCAGAACCTCACCGTTGGGCCCGGCCGTCGCATCCGCGCACGCAGTTACACCTATCGGGCCGACAGTCATCTCACCGGCGTCCACGAGGCCGTCACGGGACGCGGCACCACGTACACCCTCGACCCGATCGGCCGGCCCCTGGACGCGGCGGGCCCCGCCGGGCCGGAGAACTACGCGTACGACGCGTCCGGCAACCAGGTCACCGCCCACTGGCCGGACCGCGCCGCGGACCCGGGCGCGCGTGGCGAACGCGACTACACCGGCACCCGCGTCACCCGCGCCGGACACACCCACTACCGCTACGACGACGCCGGACGTCTCGTCGAGCGCGTCAAGAAGCGCCTGTCCCGCAAGCCCGACGTCTGGCGCTACAGCTGGGACGCCGAGGACCGCCTGACCTCATGCACCACACCGGACGGCGCCACCTGGCACTACCGGTACGACCCGCTGGGCCGTCGCACCGCCAAGTACCGTCTGGACAACACGGGTTCGGTGCTCGACGAGACCCTCTTCACGTGGGACGGCACCCGCCTGACCGAGCAGGTGGACACCGCCACCGGCACCACGCTCACGTGGGACCACGACGGCTTCCGGCCGCTGGTCCAGTACGAGCGCAAGCGGCTGTCCGACGACGAGGTCGACACCCGCTTCTTCGCCATCGTCTCGGACCTCGTCGGCACCCCGACCGAGCTCGTCGACGAGAACGGCACGATCGCCTGGCGATCCCGCACCACGGTCTGGGGCACCACCGCCGTCAATCCCGACGCCGCCGCGCACACGCCGCTGCGCTATCCCGGCCAGTACGCGGATCCCGAGACCGGGCTCCACTACAACTACTTCCGGCACTACGACCCAGAGACGGCGCGGTACGTCAGCCCGGACCCGCTCGGCCTGATGCCGGCGCCCAACCCGGTCGCGTACGTCAGCAACCCGCTGGACCTCTACGACCCGGTCGGCCTCGCGCCGTGCCGCAAGGACCACTACGAGTGGACCCAGGGCAGCAACGGCCACGGCGGGAGCATCCGCTACAGGCCACTGGACCACCTCGGCCGCCCGACCGGCGTGTCCGCCTGCATCCGGCCGGAGATGCTGGACTCGGGTACGGAGGCGGGCAAGTCCAAGCCGCCCGGCTGGCGCGGTCACGGGACGGCGTTCAACGAGGCCCGCGGCCATCTCCTGGCCAACCGTCTCGGCGGCGCGGGTGTGGGGCACGCGGCCAAGCACAACCTCGTGACC
- a CDS encoding alpha/beta hydrolase: MTTHDPLTPPARTLCDAMSAAFPDPADGPLDAGALRAAARAGLGKPSVPMRSVTERLVPAQGLDAPVPVRIYEPEADGPRPLVVFLHGGGWVLCDLDTHDGLCRQLAALTGALVVSVDYRRAPEHPFPAASHDAYAAARWAAAHARELGCDPDRLFVAGDSSGGNLAAAVALRALSDPEGPKVAGQLLLYPVLDHRLGGESPVAFERGFFHTTAHMRWYWEQYLGAGGDPVAASPGLAPELDGLPPALVLLADCDPLRDEGLAYARRLARAGVRAEVALYPGMFHGFLGAAGFLPEADAALARAAAWLTHTPGTAA, translated from the coding sequence ATGACGACGCACGATCCCCTCACCCCGCCGGCGCGCACCCTGTGCGACGCCATGTCGGCCGCGTTCCCCGACCCGGCCGACGGCCCCCTCGACGCGGGCGCCCTGCGGGCCGCCGCGCGGGCGGGGCTCGGGAAGCCGTCCGTGCCGATGCGGTCGGTCACCGAGCGCCTTGTGCCGGCGCAGGGCCTCGACGCGCCCGTGCCCGTACGGATCTACGAGCCCGAGGCCGACGGCCCGCGCCCGCTCGTGGTGTTCCTGCACGGCGGCGGATGGGTGCTCTGCGACCTCGACACGCACGACGGGCTGTGCCGTCAACTCGCCGCACTGACCGGCGCGTTGGTGGTTTCCGTCGACTATCGACGCGCGCCCGAGCACCCCTTCCCCGCCGCCTCCCACGACGCGTACGCCGCCGCGCGGTGGGCCGCCGCGCACGCGCGGGAGCTGGGGTGCGACCCGGACCGGCTGTTCGTCGCCGGGGACTCCAGCGGCGGCAACCTGGCCGCGGCCGTGGCCCTGCGGGCGCTGAGCGACCCCGAGGGTCCAAAGGTCGCGGGCCAGTTGCTGCTGTACCCCGTGCTCGACCACCGGCTCGGCGGCGAGTCCCCGGTGGCGTTCGAGCGGGGGTTCTTCCACACGACGGCTCATATGCGCTGGTACTGGGAGCAGTACCTCGGCGCCGGTGGCGATCCCGTCGCCGCGTCCCCCGGGCTCGCGCCCGAACTCGACGGTCTGCCGCCCGCCCTCGTGCTCCTCGCGGACTGCGACCCGCTGCGTGACGAGGGGCTCGCGTACGCGCGGCGGCTCGCGCGGGCGGGAGTGCGGGCGGAGGTGGCGCTGTATCCGGGGATGTTCCACGGGTTCCTGGGCGCGGCCGGGTTCCTGCCCGAGGCGGACGCGGCGCTCGCGCGGGCCGCCGCCTGGCTGACCCACACCCCGGGCACCGCGGCCTGA
- a CDS encoding rhomboid family intramembrane serine protease: MEAESQPATTPAVTTCYRHPKVETYVSCTRCERPICPDCMRSAAVGHHCPDCVKEGVRSVRQARTVFGGRVSAVPLVTYVLMGLNIVAYLAELVRPAVVDRFGMLGAGLVGPDGGHYVYQDGFPADFHAEGVVAGEWYRMITGAFLHMPATEGVFGILHILFNMYSLWNLGRVVETQLGRVRYLGVYFLSAFGSSVLVYLIAPGTLTVGASGAIFGLGAAYYVMARRLGADMSGVNRFMAYFLLWMLISAGFASWQGHLGGLLTGGAATLALAYAPRARRTLVQGSACAALLVLLVALTLLKQP, encoded by the coding sequence GTGGAAGCCGAGTCCCAGCCCGCCACGACCCCCGCGGTCACCACCTGCTACCGCCATCCCAAGGTGGAGACCTACGTCAGCTGCACCCGCTGCGAGCGGCCCATCTGCCCCGACTGCATGCGGTCGGCGGCCGTCGGCCACCACTGCCCCGACTGCGTGAAGGAGGGCGTCCGCTCGGTCCGCCAGGCCCGCACGGTCTTCGGCGGACGGGTCTCGGCCGTCCCGCTCGTCACGTACGTCCTGATGGGCCTGAACATCGTGGCCTACCTCGCCGAGCTGGTGCGCCCGGCCGTGGTGGACCGGTTCGGGATGCTGGGCGCGGGGCTCGTCGGCCCTGACGGCGGGCATTACGTGTACCAGGACGGGTTCCCGGCCGACTTCCACGCGGAGGGGGTGGTGGCGGGCGAGTGGTACCGGATGATCACCGGCGCGTTCCTCCACATGCCGGCCACCGAGGGCGTCTTCGGGATCCTGCACATCCTGTTCAACATGTACTCGCTGTGGAACCTCGGCCGTGTCGTCGAGACGCAGCTGGGCCGCGTCCGCTATCTCGGCGTCTATTTCCTGTCCGCGTTCGGCAGCTCCGTGCTCGTCTACCTGATCGCCCCGGGCACCCTCACGGTCGGTGCGTCGGGCGCGATCTTCGGGCTCGGCGCCGCGTACTACGTGATGGCGCGGCGTCTGGGCGCGGACATGAGCGGCGTCAACCGGTTCATGGCCTACTTCCTGCTGTGGATGCTGATCTCGGCCGGATTCGCCTCCTGGCAAGGCCACTTGGGCGGCCTGCTCACGGGCGGCGCGGCCACCCTCGCCCTCGCCTACGCGCCCCGCGCCCGCCGCACCCTGGTGCAGGGCTCGGCGTGCGCGGCGCTGCTCGTACTCCTTGTGGCGCTGACGCTCCTCAAGCAGCCGTAG
- a CDS encoding glucose 1-dehydrogenase — MTVSLDGKVVVITGAGRGQGAAEAALAAAAGARVVVTDMREEEGVEVAKSLGGQGLFVRHDVSDPDSWGEVVDATLGAFGRIDALVNNAALWRTASVERETLENFEQLIRVNLLGPFLGIQAVVPAMKEAGGGSVVNVSSTAGLIGIPGHAAYGSTKFGLRGLTRSSALDLAGYGIRVNSVHPGAIDTPMIAGVSGKDWSHLPLGRLGRPEEVGELVLFLASDASSYITGTEFTVDGGSTAG; from the coding sequence GTGACGGTCTCACTGGACGGCAAGGTCGTCGTCATCACGGGCGCGGGGCGCGGGCAGGGCGCGGCGGAGGCCGCTCTCGCCGCGGCGGCCGGCGCGCGGGTCGTGGTCACGGACATGCGGGAGGAAGAGGGCGTCGAGGTCGCCAAGTCGCTCGGCGGGCAGGGGCTGTTCGTACGGCACGACGTGTCGGACCCGGACAGCTGGGGCGAGGTCGTCGATGCCACGCTCGGCGCCTTCGGGCGGATCGACGCACTGGTCAACAACGCGGCGCTGTGGCGCACCGCGTCGGTGGAGCGGGAGACGCTGGAGAACTTCGAGCAGCTGATCCGCGTCAATCTCCTCGGCCCGTTCCTCGGCATCCAGGCCGTGGTGCCCGCGATGAAGGAGGCGGGCGGCGGATCGGTTGTCAACGTCTCGTCGACCGCGGGTCTCATCGGCATACCCGGGCACGCGGCTTACGGCTCCACGAAGTTCGGCCTGCGTGGCCTGACCCGGTCATCGGCGCTCGACCTGGCGGGGTACGGGATCCGCGTCAACTCGGTGCACCCGGGCGCCATCGACACCCCGATGATCGCCGGGGTCTCGGGCAAGGACTGGTCGCATCTGCCGCTGGGCCGGTTGGGACGCCCCGAGGAGGTCGGTGAGCTGGTCCTGTTCCTGGCGTCGGACGCCTCCTCGTACATCACCGGCACGGAGTTCACGGTGGACGGGGGGTCGACGGCCGGATGA
- a CDS encoding flavin reductase family protein: MPIPTHPATSAEDLKSALAGFCTGVAVITALDGDGCPAGMAVQSFSSVSLDPPLVCFCPAHTSTTWPRIRAAGRFAVNVLAEDQRELCRRFAVTGGDKFAGTPWRPGGNGAPLLDGALATIECELADVLDGGDHAIALGRVTSLTAHRDAGPLLYFRRTYGRLPRSSSSMSASMASARSRSDA, encoded by the coding sequence ATGCCGATCCCCACCCACCCCGCCACCTCGGCCGAGGACCTGAAGTCCGCCCTCGCCGGTTTCTGTACGGGCGTCGCGGTCATCACCGCGCTCGACGGCGACGGCTGCCCCGCGGGCATGGCCGTGCAGTCGTTCTCGTCGGTCTCGCTCGACCCGCCCCTGGTCTGCTTCTGCCCGGCACACACCTCGACGACCTGGCCGCGGATCAGGGCGGCGGGTCGGTTCGCGGTCAACGTCCTCGCCGAGGACCAGCGCGAGCTGTGCCGGCGCTTCGCGGTGACGGGCGGCGACAAGTTCGCGGGCACGCCCTGGCGGCCGGGCGGCAACGGCGCGCCCCTGCTCGACGGAGCGCTCGCCACGATCGAGTGCGAGCTCGCCGACGTGCTCGACGGCGGCGACCACGCCATCGCGCTCGGCCGGGTCACCTCACTGACCGCGCACCGCGACGCAGGGCCGCTGCTCTACTTCCGGCGCACCTACGGGCGCTTGCCGCGCTCCAGCTCCTCGATGTCCGCGAGCATGGCGTCGGCGAGGTCACGCTCGGACGCGTAG
- a CDS encoding LLM class flavin-dependent oxidoreductase, with protein MKFSMIFEAQLADPTPENERQVLRDCVEQAVFAEEMGFDRIWAVEHHSLTQYAHMSASEIFLTWVAARTSRIRIGHGVVTMPFGYQHPVRVAERAAMLDSLTGGRVDIGAGRGATKQEMRMYGVRPEDTYPQMEEALRIFSSAWREEQFEWHGSIDIGPGAILPRPVQTPHPPLFMACSKHDTLKLAAELGIGALVMGFAGADDVRTMRKVYDEAIATRTGERFVSTEVNDHLSALCPTVVLDDADLALRLGTRGQRFFAESIAHWYGNAPAPTSYAESDDAATHVAAMARDREELVAKLHEANIPARPVDTGTYNAEHAYGSADTAISYVEQLREIGVDEVMCLIQMGTVPQEACMETIRQWGEKVIPHFRTLEAK; from the coding sequence GTGAAGTTCTCCATGATCTTCGAGGCCCAGCTCGCCGACCCGACGCCAGAGAACGAGCGCCAGGTCCTCAGGGACTGCGTCGAACAGGCCGTCTTCGCCGAGGAGATGGGCTTCGACCGCATCTGGGCGGTCGAGCACCACTCCCTCACCCAGTACGCGCACATGAGCGCGTCCGAGATCTTCCTGACCTGGGTCGCGGCCAGGACGTCCCGGATCCGCATCGGGCACGGCGTCGTCACGATGCCCTTCGGCTACCAGCACCCCGTCCGCGTCGCCGAGCGCGCCGCGATGCTCGACTCGCTCACCGGCGGCCGCGTCGACATCGGCGCCGGGCGCGGCGCGACCAAGCAGGAGATGCGGATGTACGGGGTCCGCCCCGAGGACACGTATCCGCAGATGGAGGAGGCCCTGCGGATCTTCTCCTCGGCGTGGCGCGAGGAGCAGTTCGAGTGGCACGGCTCGATCGACATCGGGCCCGGCGCGATCCTGCCCCGCCCGGTGCAGACCCCGCACCCGCCGCTCTTCATGGCCTGCTCCAAGCACGACACGCTCAAGCTCGCGGCCGAACTCGGCATCGGGGCCCTGGTGATGGGTTTCGCCGGCGCCGACGACGTCCGTACGATGCGCAAGGTCTACGACGAGGCCATCGCGACCCGCACCGGCGAGCGCTTCGTGTCGACCGAGGTCAACGACCACCTCTCGGCGCTCTGTCCGACGGTCGTCCTCGACGACGCGGACCTCGCCCTGCGCCTCGGCACGCGCGGCCAGCGCTTCTTCGCCGAGTCGATCGCGCACTGGTACGGGAACGCCCCCGCGCCCACCTCCTACGCGGAGTCCGATGACGCGGCGACCCACGTGGCCGCGATGGCCAGGGACCGCGAGGAGCTCGTCGCCAAGCTCCACGAGGCGAACATCCCGGCCCGCCCGGTCGACACCGGCACCTACAACGCGGAGCACGCCTACGGCTCCGCGGACACCGCGATCAGTTACGTCGAGCAGCTCCGCGAGATCGGCGTGGACGAGGTGATGTGCCTGATCCAGATGGGCACGGTCCCGCAGGAGGCGTGCATGGAGACCATCCGCCAGTGGGGCGAGAAGGTCATCCCGCACTTCCGGACGCTGGAGGCGAAGTGA
- a CDS encoding chitosanase: MKRAGCILLAVAPVATVAVFLFTPGHDDGKGGSHRTSSSQRSGGDAEAAKAAAEKKADDDAIADLPPGLSAPAKKELAQQIVASAENSTLDWRGQYGYIEDIEDGQGYTAGIIGFCTGTHDLLTLVERYTKAHPDNGLARYLPALRKVDGTDSHEGLDPGFTAAWKKEASDPAFRAAQNSERDRVYFDPAVRLAKLDGLGTLGQFIYYDAMVLHGPGTGPSGFYGLREKAMREADTPAQGGKEKAYLDIFLDVRRTAMKAKKPDRDTTRIDTAQRQFLYDGNLTLKTPLVWKVYGETYRVP, translated from the coding sequence ATGAAACGCGCCGGCTGCATACTCCTGGCCGTGGCTCCGGTCGCCACGGTCGCGGTGTTCCTCTTCACGCCCGGACACGACGACGGCAAGGGCGGCTCGCACCGCACGTCCTCGTCGCAGCGCTCCGGCGGGGACGCCGAGGCGGCCAAGGCCGCCGCGGAGAAGAAGGCCGACGACGACGCCATCGCCGATCTGCCGCCGGGCCTCTCCGCGCCCGCGAAGAAGGAGCTCGCCCAGCAGATCGTGGCCAGCGCGGAGAACTCGACGCTCGACTGGCGCGGCCAGTACGGCTACATCGAGGACATCGAGGACGGGCAGGGCTACACGGCCGGGATCATCGGCTTCTGCACCGGCACGCACGACCTTCTCACCCTCGTCGAGCGGTACACGAAGGCCCACCCGGACAACGGCCTCGCCCGCTATCTGCCCGCCCTGCGCAAGGTCGACGGCACGGACTCCCACGAGGGCCTCGACCCCGGCTTCACCGCGGCGTGGAAGAAGGAGGCGTCCGACCCCGCCTTCCGCGCCGCCCAGAACTCCGAGCGCGACCGCGTCTACTTCGACCCGGCCGTCCGCCTCGCCAAGCTCGACGGCCTGGGCACGCTCGGCCAGTTCATCTACTACGACGCGATGGTCCTGCACGGCCCCGGCACCGGCCCGAGCGGCTTCTACGGCCTGCGCGAGAAGGCCATGCGGGAGGCGGACACCCCGGCGCAGGGCGGCAAGGAGAAGGCGTACCTCGACATCTTCCTCGACGTGCGCCGCACGGCGATGAAGGCGAAGAAGCCGGACCGCGACACGACCCGCATCGACACGGCCCAGCGGCAGTTCCTCTACGACGGCAACCTGACCCTGAAGACACCGCTGGTGTGGAAGGTGTACGGGGAGACGTACCGGGTGCCGTAA
- a CDS encoding PadR family transcriptional regulator, producing the protein MVKKKAVDDTAGAERPALPATSWAVLGLLSFGEELSGYDLKKWSDWSLRFFYWSPSFSQIYSELKRLEKAGYATSRMVAQETGTRDKRVYRITDEGMEAVRTWAREAPVDPPVLKHGPMLRLWLGHLLEAEQMREVLARHREFAETMRLRAEEDVEGAKASEAWSYPALTLKWAERYYASERDLADAMLADIEELERGKRP; encoded by the coding sequence GTGGTGAAGAAGAAGGCGGTAGACGACACGGCGGGCGCGGAGCGCCCCGCACTCCCGGCGACCAGCTGGGCGGTGCTCGGGCTGCTCTCCTTCGGCGAGGAGCTGTCCGGCTACGACCTGAAGAAGTGGTCGGACTGGTCCCTGCGCTTCTTCTACTGGAGCCCGTCGTTCAGTCAGATCTACAGCGAGCTCAAGCGCCTGGAGAAGGCCGGTTACGCGACCTCGCGGATGGTCGCGCAGGAGACCGGTACGCGCGACAAGCGGGTCTATCGGATCACCGACGAGGGCATGGAGGCGGTGCGGACCTGGGCGCGCGAGGCGCCCGTGGACCCGCCCGTCCTCAAGCACGGGCCCATGCTGCGGCTCTGGCTCGGGCATCTGCTCGAAGCCGAACAGATGCGTGAAGTGCTCGCGCGGCACCGTGAGTTCGCCGAGACGATGCGGCTGCGCGCGGAGGAGGACGTGGAGGGCGCGAAGGCCAGCGAGGCCTGGAGCTATCCGGCGCTCACGCTCAAGTGGGCCGAGCGGTACTACGCGTCCGAGCGTGACCTCGCCGACGCCATGCTCGCGGACATCGAGGAGCTGGAGCGCGGCAAGCGCCCGTAG